From the Bacteroidia bacterium genome, the window TACGGAATTGTAGCCGTTAGTACAGGTTTGCTTAATGTTACTATACCTACTTTTTTGGTTGTGTTCAGAATTATACAACATTTGAAAGCCTTTATTTTTGTGAGTTTAAGTTCTTTTTTAGGTAATTTAGTTAGTCAGATTGTTGTATTAGTTTATTTAGATGGTTCGGTTATCAATTTGATGCTGGGTAAGCTATGGGTAATAACAGGAATATATGCTGTTTTGGCGTATTATGCTGTTACTCGTTATGGAGTATGCCTAAAAAAAAGTTATTTGAAGCCCTCTTTATATTTTTCTATCCCTTTATTGCCTTACAGCTTATTGAGCTGGTTTTATATTTTCAACGATAATACCATTATTCTGCGTTTTTTGGATGAGGAAGCCCTGGGGATATACAATTTTGCTGTTAGCTTATCCGCTGCTGTGGAGTTGTTGGTAGTTTCGGTTAGCCAAGCTGTGCAACCTAAAATATTTGAACTTTTTACTCAAAAGAAAAACCAACAACAAGTAGCAGAGCTTCATTTTAATTACAAAATGATAATGGAAATCAGTATTTTAGCCATAGCAGGGTTGGTATTAGTAGGGCAGAATTTATTTTTAGTAGTTCCCAGAGCGGAGTATCAAAAAGCGGCTTTGTACATTCCTTTATTAGGGATAGGATTTTTATTCAGAGTGTATCAGATTATTTACACGATGCCTTTGTTTTATCAACGCAGGACACAAATTTTTTTCTATTTAACTTTTGCTTCTGTGGTAGTAGGTTTTGTTTTTCATTGGTTTTTAATTTCTTACATAGGACTTTGGGCAGCAATATGGGCAGGTGTATTAGCAAGGGCTGTTCAAGTGCCTGTGATATATTATTCAGCGCAAAAGCATGCTTATTTTAGGTATTCTTTCAAGGACATGTATCTCATGCCGATGCTGTTGATGGGGCTATTAGCTTTTGTGAGTTATACACAAGTGTTTTGGAATGCAAAGTTGTGGTTAGGTTCTACTTTGTTTTTTATTGTAGTATGCTTGTATATGTTGTATTCAAACTGGAACTTAATACGTGCTAAAATTCATTTGTAATAGCATGATTGTTTTTTAAGTTTTAATTTTTTGGGCGTGCCCTTGCCCACACTTCGCTTGCGCTTGTGTGGGCAAGGTCGGCGTGCTACGGGCTACGCTAACGCTTCGGTGCTGCGCTTCGCTGCGCACCGTGCTGACGCACGCCCTTCGCATGCCTCACGCAAGGAATCTCTGAAACCATCGTTTCTCTGTAATTTATGCAAGGCTTTAGCTTGTAAGTAGTTGTACTTCAAGCTCAAATAAGATAAAGACATAACTGCTTATGTCATTTGCGTGAGGGGCATGGAGCATGCCGTTAGGCAGTGCGTTAGCACCGAAGCGAAGCGCAGTGCGGAATGCCCCGACCCTTGCGCAGCAAGGGGCACGCCCAAAAAACTTCAATCATTGTTAGACCTACTATAACTCATTTTTTGAAAAACTTATCAGACATTGTAACTTTACCTGCGTATGCGCACCTTTTTTACTTGGATAAGCTTGTGGCTCTGCGGAATTTGGTTCATTATATCAGGCTTTGTAAAAGTAGTAGATCCTGTAGCTTTTAGCCGCAAATTAGATGAGTATTTTCATAAAGTGTTTCATTTGCCGTTTTTAGAAGCCTATTCTGTTGGATTGGCTATGTTTATCTCGGTTTTAGAGGTTGCTCTAGGTGCAGCTATGTTAGTAGGCTTTAGGATGAGAATAACAGCTTGGGTTACTTTGCTGCTTATGCTCTACTTTACATTTTTAACAGGATATTCAGCAATTACGGGAGCGGTTAAAAATTGCGGATGCTTTGGCGAAGCAATCAAGTTTACACCTAAACAATCTTTTGTCAAAGACCTAATTCTAATGATTTTTGTAGGATGGATATTCAAGCAACGTAAAGAAATTTTGCCATACCTCAAAAATGAAGTATGGGTCAATTTTACCGTAGTGATATTCACAGTAGTAAGTGGTTGGATAACTATCTATTCATACAGAAACCTGCCTTTGATTGAATTTCATGAATATAAAAACGGAAATCCCTTTCCTGTAACAGGTATAGAAAAAGATTTGTCCAAAGGAAATTATTTGATTATCATTTTAGATGTTAAAAAGCCCATTCCACAGTGGAATAGCTTAGAGAAATTAGCTTTGTATGAAAAAGCAAACTACACAGTAATAGGTCTATCAGGTGAAGTAAAAGCCGAAATCAATTTTTTTAATGATGTAAAAAAACCGCATTTTCCTATATATAGCACAGATAAAGATTTGCTCAAAACTATGATACGTTCATTTCCCAGCTGTGTGCTAATCAAAGACAATGTAATTCTAAGAAAATGGGGTGCTTTTCACATTCCCACTCCTGAGCAAGTTAATAAGTTGCTAGAAGTAGGCTAATTATTTTTTGACCCATGTCTTTTATTTAATTTGTTCAGATTTATTTATTTTTGCAATATCTTGTTATCAGAAGCAGAAATCATAGAGCGGCTAAAAAACAAAGATACTAGCGTGGTACAGTATCTATACGACCATTATAGTGCTGTACTTTATGGTATAGTTCTTCACATTGTAAAGAACGAAACATTAGCTGAAGATGTACTGCAAGAGGTTTTCTTGAAAATTTGGCACAATGCTGATTCTTATGACCCTAGAAAAGGCAAACTGTACACATGGATGCTTAATGTTGCTCGCAATTCAGCTATTGATATTACACGTGGAAAAAATTTCAAAAAAAATCAAAAAAACCAAAGCTTTGAAAGTAACGTAGAATATTTAGAAAGTAAAAACACTACCGCTATACCTATTGAACAAATAGGAGTAAAAGAGTTAGTCCATCAGTTAGAGGATTCGTATAAAATGATTATCGAAAAAGTATACTTTGAGGGGTACACGTTAGCAGACGCTGCCAAAGAATTAGGTATTCCATTAGGAACCTTAAAAACAAGATTAAACGCGGCATTACAACTTTTAAGGAAGAAGGTATGAAAACAGTGCAAGAAATTATAGATAGTGGAGTTTTAGAGGAATATGTGCTGGGCTTGCTCTCCGAAGCAGAAAGTCGGGAAGTAGAGCAGTATATGCTACAATATCCTGAAATTCAAAATATTGTTTTTGAACTTCAAGAAAGCCTTTTTCAATACAGCTTGCAATATCAAAAAACTCCTAATCCTGCGCTAAAAGAGAAAATCTTATCAAAAATTTATCAAATAGAAGATAAAAATTCTGAACCAAAAAGAATTGTCTTGCCACTATTGTATGTATTGAGTTTAATAGCTGGCGTTTTTGCTATTACTTTCGCTATTCTATGGCAAAATGAAGTAAAAAACAGTAAAAATTTACACAAACAAGTAGCTCAATTGAGAGATGAACACCGTAACTGTGAAAGTAAGTATAAAGACCTCAAAAAAAACTACGAAAGCTTGATTACAAGCGATAAAGGCTACCGTGCCGTAGCAAAATTATGTAATTCTAAAACTAATCTTTGTTTGGCTACTATTTATTGGGATTATGCTAGCAAGCAAGCTTACTACCGAATTGAAGCATTCCCTGCTTTACCTGACAATAAAGTGTATCGTTTATGGTACATAGCCAATAAAAAACCTATTGACGCAGGTATTCTCAAAAATACTCAAAAAGACAGTGGTTTAAAATCTATTGAACTTATGCATCGCGATGTGGAAGCTTTTGCAGTAACCCTTGAAGAAAAAGCAGGAGAATACAGAGCTAGTCCCCCTAGACCCGAGGAAATCTTTATTTACACGCCTATTACACAGGAAAACAAAAAATAAGAGCAGTGTTTTAGGTAGTCTTCTGGATATATCGTTTGTCCTTTACCTTATAGTTACGTAGAGTTGTATGTTAAAAAAGTTTTAGTGGGTTGAGAATGAGCTTCCACAGCCGCAAGTGGTTTTCGCGTTAGGGTTATTAAAAGTGAAACCTCTTGCGTTCAAGCCATCTTGAAAATCTATTTCTACTCCTACAAGGTAAAGCAAATGGCGTTTGTCTACGATAACTAATAATCCCCCTACTTCATATTGGTGATCATGCTCACGAGGTTTGTCAAAACCTAATTGATAAGATAGCCCAGCACATCCCCCACCTTGCACTCCTACCCGTAATCCATAGCCTTCGGGTACATTTTTTTGAGCAATGATATTTTTTATCTCTTTCAATGCATTATCTGTAATTTTGATAGGCGAAGTTATAGTTTTTTCTACTACTGGATTTTCCATAGCAAGTTGATAACGTTAAAATAACACACAAAGTTACAAAAAAGTTAGAATCTTTTCAATTACTACAAAATTGTTTTCAAATTACTTTTTGCTTAGTTCAATAAGGGCGGATACTAGTTTGTCTAGTTCTTCTGTGGTAGTGAATACGTTAGGGGTAATTCGCACTCCTTGCACTTCGGGATGATCTATGGCTACAGTCCATATTTTGTATTTTTGAAGTAGAATTTTGGCTAAGTCAGCAGGTTTAATGTGTTTTATACCTACGTTCGCAATGCCGCATGCTCTATGACTTTGAGAAGGGGTATTAAGAAGAATGTTGGGTATCTCTCTTACTTTTGAGGTCCAGTACTCTTGGATATAACGTAATCGATTTTCTTTTCGTTTTGCTCCTATTTTTTGGTAAAACTGTATGCTGGCAGGGATAGTCAAAACCGTGTGTGCAGGATGTGTGCCGATATGGTTAAGTTTGCGGATATCATCATCAGGGTAAGCCGTTTCACCAAATAAACACCAAATTTCTTTTATCTTATCTTTGCGTAAATATAACATACCTGCTCCCAAAGGAACGCTTAGCCATTTATGCAAACTAGAAGCATACGCATCACAATTGAGGTCGGAAATTTTGAAATCAAAATGAGCTACGGCATGCGCACCATCTACAATAGTAAAAATTCCTCTTTCCCTTGCCATATCACAAATTTTTTTGACAGGTAAAATATGTCCTGTGATGTTGATGATATGGCTAACTAATATCATACGAGTTTTCGGAGTAATGGCTTTTTCATACAGGTTTACTATTTCTTCGTCATTTTTAGGGTCATTGGGAATTGAAATTATTTTATTCACAATTCCATATCTACGTGCTTGAACCTTGAACATGTCTATCATTGCAGGATACTCTTGTGTGTTAAAAACCACTTCATCCCCAGGTTTCCAATCTATTCCTGCAATAACAGTGTCAATAGATTCTGTGGTATTACGGGTAATAATTAGCTCTTCATAAGAGCAGCCTACTAACTGTGCTAGTTGTTTGCGAACTTCAATATTATCATCAAATAGGCGCGTGCGCATGTAATACGTACCTTCGAGATTTAGTTTATGTATCTCTTCAAAATAAGCTTTAAGAATGGGTTTGGGAATGATATTATACCAGCCATTTTCAAGGTTAATGTAATCTGGTTTGAGTTCATATAGGCTGCGAATGTGTTTCCAAAACTTTTCTTCATCATTGGATAGACGAGATAGAGTTTGATACTCTTGATTAGTGTCAAACGCTGCTAAATCCTGCCAAAAGGCAGTAGTAAGTCCCATGCTGGTGATAATTTGTAAAAATTCTCTCTTATTCATGGCAAGTTTATAGCTTTATTCGCATACGATAATGAGGTCCTATGTTTGGAATATCAAATTCTTCGGAAAATATTTCAAAGTTCATTTTTTCGTAGAAGTACATAGCAGAGGTACGAGCATTGCACCATAAGTAAGCTACATT encodes:
- a CDS encoding aminotransferase class V-fold PLP-dependent enzyme → MNKREFLQIITSMGLTTAFWQDLAAFDTNQEYQTLSRLSNDEEKFWKHIRSLYELKPDYINLENGWYNIIPKPILKAYFEEIHKLNLEGTYYMRTRLFDDNIEVRKQLAQLVGCSYEELIITRNTTESIDTVIAGIDWKPGDEVVFNTQEYPAMIDMFKVQARRYGIVNKIISIPNDPKNDEEIVNLYEKAITPKTRMILVSHIINITGHILPVKKICDMARERGIFTIVDGAHAVAHFDFKISDLNCDAYASSLHKWLSVPLGAGMLYLRKDKIKEIWCLFGETAYPDDDIRKLNHIGTHPAHTVLTIPASIQFYQKIGAKRKENRLRYIQEYWTSKVREIPNILLNTPSQSHRACGIANVGIKHIKPADLAKILLQKYKIWTVAIDHPEVQGVRITPNVFTTTEELDKLVSALIELSKK
- a CDS encoding sigma-70 family RNA polymerase sigma factor, giving the protein MLSEAEIIERLKNKDTSVVQYLYDHYSAVLYGIVLHIVKNETLAEDVLQEVFLKIWHNADSYDPRKGKLYTWMLNVARNSAIDITRGKNFKKNQKNQSFESNVEYLESKNTTAIPIEQIGVKELVHQLEDSYKMIIEKVYFEGYTLADAAKELGIPLGTLKTRLNAALQLLRKKV
- a CDS encoding iron-sulfur cluster assembly accessory protein, translated to MENPVVEKTITSPIKITDNALKEIKNIIAQKNVPEGYGLRVGVQGGGCAGLSYQLGFDKPREHDHQYEVGGLLVIVDKRHLLYLVGVEIDFQDGLNARGFTFNNPNAKTTCGCGSSFSTH
- a CDS encoding anti-sigma factor produces the protein MKTVQEIIDSGVLEEYVLGLLSEAESREVEQYMLQYPEIQNIVFELQESLFQYSLQYQKTPNPALKEKILSKIYQIEDKNSEPKRIVLPLLYVLSLIAGVFAITFAILWQNEVKNSKNLHKQVAQLRDEHRNCESKYKDLKKNYESLITSDKGYRAVAKLCNSKTNLCLATIYWDYASKQAYYRIEAFPALPDNKVYRLWYIANKKPIDAGILKNTQKDSGLKSIELMHRDVEAFAVTLEEKAGEYRASPPRPEEIFIYTPITQENKK
- a CDS encoding DoxX family protein, translating into MRTFFTWISLWLCGIWFIISGFVKVVDPVAFSRKLDEYFHKVFHLPFLEAYSVGLAMFISVLEVALGAAMLVGFRMRITAWVTLLLMLYFTFLTGYSAITGAVKNCGCFGEAIKFTPKQSFVKDLILMIFVGWIFKQRKEILPYLKNEVWVNFTVVIFTVVSGWITIYSYRNLPLIEFHEYKNGNPFPVTGIEKDLSKGNYLIIILDVKKPIPQWNSLEKLALYEKANYTVIGLSGEVKAEINFFNDVKKPHFPIYSTDKDLLKTMIRSFPSCVLIKDNVILRKWGAFHIPTPEQVNKLLEVG
- a CDS encoding oligosaccharide flippase family protein, yielding MSRQELKSTVIYTFLSFLPATTQLILLPLYMQKLSVAQFGIFQGMTIVQVLVSTLFSLSLHASVARYYFSYRHDPTRIKDYLSSVFWFLTLLSIVVFVLGLAVGTFLFDLFYRSDTLDYYPYGIVAVSTGLLNVTIPTFLVVFRIIQHLKAFIFVSLSSFLGNLVSQIVVLVYLDGSVINLMLGKLWVITGIYAVLAYYAVTRYGVCLKKSYLKPSLYFSIPLLPYSLLSWFYIFNDNTIILRFLDEEALGIYNFAVSLSAAVELLVVSVSQAVQPKIFELFTQKKNQQQVAELHFNYKMIMEISILAIAGLVLVGQNLFLVVPRAEYQKAALYIPLLGIGFLFRVYQIIYTMPLFYQRRTQIFFYLTFASVVVGFVFHWFLISYIGLWAAIWAGVLARAVQVPVIYYSAQKHAYFRYSFKDMYLMPMLLMGLLAFVSYTQVFWNAKLWLGSTLFFIVVCLYMLYSNWNLIRAKIHL